tagtttcTAATGAAAACTGACCTCaagatgtacgatgaacggacacgattgatTGATCCTTGGATccccacaaaaaaaaatctggagaggatccttgTCCCTTAATGAAAAGCTAAAGCTAAAATGGTGACCCATAACATGAACAGATTTTTTAGCATGCCTAAAACACAAAGCGAAATACTACATGCTTTTatatataggaaaactaatgaaaattacttgaaaattttgagttttaattaaaatgacaaaaaggtTTTGTAAGTAAATAGTATTAAGAATggctttttagagtaaaaatgtatttctcgttaaaaatgaacagtaccagaagtgttttgttaaaactccatttatatattgaaggaatttttttttggagtgCCTCTCTAATTGTACAACGAAATGCGGTCTTCCACTCTATATTCTAAGCCCACTGAAAAATCTTTTCATAACATGCACCTCTAGACTCATAATCTTCTTCTGCTTGTGTATTACTTCAAGTTGAACCTGATTTCTTTTTCAGCAGTTTTACACaaaatggtttgaactttaattccagaattttattttctttctgaaATGTATATTTGTCCTTGTACTGTTGATCTGTTTGGACTAATCCTGTCCGAGTACTGCTTGATATGTTAATATATATTCATCTAACATACTTAAGAAACTTGCACATAACATTATATCATTAACACAGAAAGTCATGGTATCGATGTATCCGTGCTATTAAAGTTGTTCTTGCAATTACCCCAACAGATAATAACCCAAACAACAGAAACAagggaaataaaaagaaaagaaccagaACCAAGGAACAAAGTCCGAAGTTTAAATTTAACAACAAATGCATCCTCGATCCCTAACGAAGGTAAGGGATGGATGCTTAATTATAGCAGAGTCGCAAACGAAAGAAGCCACTATAGAAAGCCTGCAATAGGTTGGAATGCTTGTGTTTGACAACTTCATATGAGCAAGTATTCTTAATACTACGCACCAATTAACATATTGGCTTTGGTTCAAGTTTGTAGCAAGTCTAGCGACAGAAGCATCGCATCATCATATTAGTAAACCGAGCAATTCGATTGATACAACCCGCACCATGGTGCGTAGGCTCGTAATTATTTGAAATGTATTTGTGGCCTTATCTGTTTACTACCATGTGTTATCCAGTTAGTGTTTGAAATTGGAATTGGCTCATCCGTTCAAGTTGCAGATTGCCGGTTCTTAATGACATTCTTTCGTTGATGGCTAAGGAATACACGGGTGAGAGCAGAATCAGATCGAAAAGATGTCACCAAAAGACGTAAGGCCTGCAGCAAGTAACAATACAGGAGACAACAACAGTTAAAACGACGAGACATACAAACTGAAGCTTTCATAAAAACAAGCATGGaagatgcaaaaaaaaaaaaaaaaaaaaaaaaaaaaagcatggaAGATGCAAGAGCAGTTAAATGGAAGTGTAACCAAATATTGAGGACTCAAGGTCACCTCCTCCCTGCCAACCTTCAAATTTTGCACCTTCATTTCGTTCAAAACAGAAATTCCAAAGAGAGGAGATATAGGCCTTACGATAAGACCATCAGTTATGTTGAACATCATCGGTCCATTTAAAGATCCTTGAGCACTTAAATCACCTTGAGATTCTTGCAATGAGACTCAGCCCCATTGCGGGGATGTAGCAACATCTCTCTACATGCTTCGGTTTGAAAGTGACGAGCATCAGCATTCTCAACGCTTTCATACAAATTGCTCCCTTTGGAATTGTCAAGAAACTAAAGGGAAAGGCATGAAATGACAAAGGCAAACACTTGAGATCATTAACTTGAAATTACCAACAATCTTAAAGGACAAGAACTAGTGTACCTGCAGCCTCGGAAATTTTTTTGGGTATGACCTTAACACCGAAACTGCTACCTGGATTAAATACTAATTTCCTAAGTATAAAATTACTGTTCACCTCATGTTATAACACGTGGAATAAATACCAACTGACGGTATTAAAATGAAACTTGTATGTTCgaacttgcacacacacacgcaAACACCAATCTCAAGTCTGCATAATCATGAAAACATTACAGTCCTATTTTGAAACAAAATCATTGTATCCTCTTCATCAAATGTAATCAAGCTCTGGTTATTCTTGATATGGCTCGCTAATGAAGGCATTCGTTAATGCAGAGTCAGAAGCAAAAGaagcaaccaaaagactcagaGCCTGCAAACAAATAAGGAATGTTTAAGGAGTCTTTAGCAAACTTTTTAATTAGTTTCCGAAATTCGTTATAACTTTGATTAGAATAAATCAACTGTCTTTGCCAAATGGCCTAGAGTGCTTAAAAGATCATGCTAATTAAAACCCAGAATTCTGTTGGTAGAGGTAATTGAAAAATATAACTGATAACTCACCAACTTCTTGCCCATAAGCATAACTCTTTCTTCAATGTCAGTGAAAGGTACATTCAATTCGTCAAGAACAGACAGCTCAAAGATTGTAGATATCGGTCTTATGACCAGATTGTCAGTTACTGTGAAAATCGCCGGTCCTTTTAAAAATCCTCGAGCACTGGAGTTGTGATCTGTGGGTTCGATTTTAAATGACTCCGATGACCTATTAGAATGGATAAGGGAACTATCCGTAGTTAGCCCACTGCCGAGATAATAATATGCGGCTTCCTCAATTCCTAAAAGACTGTTGTAGCAAAAACCAGGAACAAGCTTCGGATTGAGTAGCATTTCCTTGTGATGATTTGACTTCAAGTATTGCGCATTGAGATCTTGGACACTCCAGTACAACTGATCAATGCATCCCTTCAGAGACCCATCCTGTATCTGCTTTGTTACAAACCCAAGTGGCAGAGTTAGAAAACTGAAGAGTAAATTAACAAAATCCTCCCCGGCTTCTGCGTAGCAAACAATGTTCTTAGATATGCTAATTATAAGCTTAATAGAAATGTTGTCTTCTTCCATCAGCACCATCTCTCCTCCTGTTTGCGGATCAATGTGTACAGCTTGATAATTGTTGTCATGGTTCAGTTCGGCCACGGGTTTATGCTTCAGTAGAGTTTCGGTCAATGGTGTCTTTGATACTAAGGAGCTTATAAGCAAATTCATAACCTGGGAAAAAATTCACGTCAGAAATTGCGGATTgcaattttaacgaaaagctaaTTAAGGTACGCATGAATCAACAACTGAGTACCTCATCAACTCCAATATTAAAATGCAACTCCTCCGTAGTATTCCTATTGGTGACTTCAAGCTTGGTAAATAAAGAAACGATTGATGTGCAAAAAGGGGAGATCAGTTGTAAATCATCGGTAATTAGAAGCCTGACTCGCTCTTTTACAAAGGCGCTTGCAACATCCACCGAAAATGAAATCTCCCGATGCATGGTATCCATGCACCCTACACACAAGAGACCTGGGTAGTAACTAAAGAACTTACTTGTGGCTGTGGCCAGGCAATAACGAGAGCATACAAAGTACTGTGTTGGCTTGGCATTGTGATCAATTTGCAATACAAGGTTCTTGCAATGAGATTCAGCCGCGTTGCGGGGAAGTAACAACATTTCTCTACATGCATCTGACCGCAACTCACGCGCGTCAATTTCCTCCACACTGGAATACAAATTGTTAATGCAGCCGATTTCCACTGGTACTGAATGCTCACGACCAAGCTTGATTATTGTTCCCAAGGGGATTGTCAAGAAACTTAGGAGAACATCGACAAAAGCATGGTCGGACTCTATGAAGATAACTTTGTTGCTCCGCTTATCCACCAAAGCCTTCAAGTTTATCTTGTTCTCCATAGTCGGACTAGCTATGAATTGTTAAGAAGTTGTCTTTTTTTTATCCCTTCTCTGAAGAATTTCAGTAAGTAAAGTGGCAGAAGCTATTTCCTGCTGAACACGACAGGAGctaatgagaaataaaaatttgCGGTATTAAGTTTCATAAGTAGGCAGGGTTTACGCGGATAACAAACATGATTCATATCTAAACAACCCGAATGCAGCACTTAATTGTAAATTCCACCTCCTACAACTGATAAGTGATGAACTGGAACGTAGAGCAAAAATAATACGATCTCTAGAAGCAGTTATGACAGAGACCGTACTAAATTCCAGGTTGGTATTAACATAATACGTATCAAGCAGATTGAATCAGTCCGGACAGATCAACATTGCAAGTACAATTAAAGTTAAAAACCTGGAATTCAAATATCAAACCTTTTTGTGTAAAACTGTGAATCTGAAGTAATGGGTGAAGGTAATGAGAAGACAAAAGACTTATAAAACAAGCTCAGCTTAAAGTAATACACAAGCGGAAACACATTATTAGTGTAGAATGCGTAGAGAGACAGTAAAGCGACGATTACTGAAGTTTTGGGGGCAAGAGGTGCATGTTTTGGCCCAGCATTTTAgccttttgcttttgaaaaagaGAATAACTCAAGTGTTAATAGCATCACTAAACTTAATATGAGATTAATTACTTCCAATTCCAGCCAATGAGGTGTTGATAGCATCGCTAAACAAGATATCAAAGGCAAGAACTTGTCTGCTTCGCCCTCACGGAGTTTTATGGTGACACTACTATGTTGTGTTACTAATCAACGTGTTATAACATAAGTGAATTGGTAATAAAATGTGAAATTGTGATTGTACCGGTGAAAAATTACTCAGCATCGTCGTAAACTTTTACCGACTGCGCTTGTGTGGGCCAGAAAGTCTGTGGCTTTTACTGTTAAAAAAGACCCGTCCAGAATAAAACAAGGATTATGCTTACGCAGTCACTGATTCTCATTTAACTGATCTCACACTCACAGTGACGAAAATGCAAAAGTCCTTGCATTTTCATCACCATCAGGTTGATCGCATCACTGATGCTCAATTCCAAAAAGGACAATTGATCTCGCAGTGATGAAATTGCAGAGTGGAGCATCGCAGTGACCTTCTAATTGAACAACAAACTGATGAGATCGGTCAaacaaatgaataaataagggagttttaacgaaaagctcacggtactgttcactttaacgaaaaaccacatatttatactaaaaagtcaaacctggtactatttactttaccctttattttgtctttatcgttaaaactcaaagttttcaagtccttttcattagttttcctaaataacaagggagttttaacgaaaagctgaGCTTGTTTTCAAGTCCTTTTCAtctgtataaaaaataaataagaaaaaccCCGCACTAGATACCGAGAGTCAATAATCAAAACCAACCTTCATTACAATATCCGTAAGTAATATCTTTAACCAACTAGTAATAGTATGCTGCCATTAATATACATAGCACACCGACATAAATAAGTGCAGATGCTGTATCATCCATCCATCTCCAGTTTatagaaacaaaacaagcaTCACCATCGTGCATAAGATGACCAACATCTCTGTAATTATAAACTTTGTTTATGATTAATCGTTCTCGGCTGCCTAAGAAAGACGTCAGTTAGAGCAGATTCGCCTAGAAAAGAAGCCACCAAAAGCTGcagagcctttttttttttttttttttttttttttagaacctCGGCGGTACGAGGGAAATTTATAATATCAAAAGCTGCAGAGCCTGTAACAAGGAACAACATAAGAATCGTCGCCAATTAAAGTTGACAAATTAAGGTACCTTTGTCAATAACTAATGACCAAAATTGGAACCATCAACTCACCTTTTTCTTGCCAACCTGAACACTTTCCTCCTTAATGTCAGTCAAGGGTACAGTTAGCTCGTTCAAAACCGAAAAGCCAAAGAGAGGGGATATAGGCCTTATGATCAGCTTGTCAGTTATCATGAACACTGATGATCCTTTCAAATACCCATGAGGATTTTTACTGTCCAGCAATTTGAGTGGAACCATCACTGCAACGGAAGGGATTAGTTTTTTATCTGTTGTTAATATATCCCGCAAATCTCCCTCTTCATTCCAAAATGCATAATAATATGAGGCTACTGAGCCATCCTCGACTCCCAAAAGATAGTTCTCGTAGCAAAAACCAGGATAAAGCTTGGGATTTAGTAGAATATCCTTGTGGTACTTTGACTTCAAGTACTGCTCATCAAGATCTTGGACGCTCTTGTACAGCTGATCAATGCACCCCTTTGAAGAGGCTTCTCTCATGTGTTTGACTATAAATCCAAGCGGAACAGTCAAGAATCCGAAGAGTAAATTGACAAAATCCTCTTCTGCTTCTGCATAACAAACAATATTTCTCGACCTGCTAACTGTTAACTTAACAGAaatccttttttcttcttccccaaTCAGGATCATGTCTCCTCCAAGCATTCGAGATTCACTTCGTTGATTAAGATTTGCATTACTTAATAACTTTGGTTTGGGATTATGACCCAATAGAGTTTCTGTCAATGGTTTCTTTGATACGAATGAGCGCTTAATCAAATTCAGAACCTGGAGAAAAAGACATGAGGTGAGAAACACAAAACTACAGCTATAACGAACATAAAATTAAGTGCGAACAACGCTCAATTACCTCATCAACGCCTACATTCAAAGTCAGTTCTTCGGTAGTACTATTCTCACTCGTGACTCCAAGCTCCATAAACAAGTGATTGCTTGCTACAGATAATGGGGATATCACATGTAAACCATCAGTTACTATAAGACCACCGAATCTGTTGACAAAGATGCCCCCATTTTTCTCAGAAGCGGATGAACCTGAAAGTCTGCACTTCAAATTCATGTATGCTCCACACTGACAACGGACACCTTTGTAGTGACTTAATAACTTATTGTCAAAGGTGCATTGCCAACTGTCACACAGAAAGTACCCCGTCTGCTCATCATCATCAATCTTCAGTTTGAGATTTTTGCAATGATGTTCAACCCCACTGTGGGGACATAGCAACATCCTTCTACATGCTTCAGTTTGGAGATGCTGAACATCAATATTTTCAACACTGGCATACAAATTGCTCATGCAACTTATTTCCATCGGTACTGAATGCTTTCGGGTATTTCTGACAATTGTTCCCATTGGTATTGTTAAGAAACTAAATAGAATGTCGATAAAATCGTCAGACTCTATGAAGATAACATTGTTCCTCTCCTTGTCCACCAATGCCTTCAAGCTTATGATATTCCTTGTAGTTTCATCAGCCATGGATTGTAAGAAAGGATATATATACTCGTCGTTTTTATCTTTTCTTAGTACAATGGCAGCAAGCAGCTGGAACAAATCAGCTACATACGGTGAAAGATTAAAGGTTGCAGAATGAATAATTCAATAAAATTACACCCCTAAGGTACCTTCCAGCATATAATTTTCAAATTACTACCGATacatgtgatgaaatatgtacAATACAAAGATTAGTAACGTTTAATTTTCAGATGAATATATTGAATATCAAGCAGAGTATGCATAAAACACAGTGCAACAGCTCAATTCCAAATTACattagaacaaaaaataaagcATGGAATACAAAGTACAAACGCTACTACTAGCATTGATATCCATATCACTAACATAAGAAAATGGAGACAGAAGAAGCATTAGATAACAAAGCTATCTTTGTAGACTTTATCGCTAATTGGCGCGTGCCTGATGAAGACATCGGTTAGAGTAGAATCGCCAAGAAAAGAAGCCACCAAAAGATGCAAAGCCTGCAATAAGGAACAACACGAGAATCGTCACCATTGAAATGGACAAAGGTGCAGTGAAAATGACAAGACTAGATCGTATCCGATGGCCAGAATCAGAAAGACTACAAAAAGTACGATAACTCACCTCCTTTTTGCCAACCTGAGCAGTTTCCTCCTTTATATCGTTCGAGGGaaccttcaattttttcaaaacataaaagcCAAAGACCTTTGAATACTGAAGATCCTCTCAAAAACCTTTGAGATATAGGCTTCACTGCATTCGAAGGGATGAGGGATTTATCAGTAGTCGAAATATAACTGATGAATGCACCCTTGGAAAGAAGTATCCCTCACATGTTTAACTAGCAGACCAAATAGAAGAGCCAAGAAGCTGAAGAGTAaatctaaaaaatttctcctctgCCACATCTTAACATGCCATTTCCCGAATTAAACATCAATTACTCCCTCTGCCTCTGTGGCCCaacggagtaggattctctacTCTCTTATTCCCACCCTCTTTCTTCACCTCCTCTCgcatattattttttgtcttattatttttattagaaaaacaacataaaatattgacgtgatttcATCGTAATTGTTCAAGTATGATCTCCAACACTCTCGGCGTTGTTGCACTAGTGATGTGGGTCAAAACaatagaaaagaagaaaaaaagcgCTACACATGCCACAAtctcataataaaatatatgtaaaaataaaggCCTTTTGGCTgaaataatttaatttcatcGTAATTACTTAACTGATCAGTTTCTAATGGCTTTTTGACCACAATGATTTTTGATATTTGCATAACAGATAATTTTAGTATCTGGGATTGGAAATCAATAGGAGTGGTCCTTGAAATTgttcaccatccattattttggttattCAATTATAAAACTCCGTTAAGTAATCCTTGagctttttaacggaatgaccaaaatgatggatgatggacaatcttaGAGGCtaaagttatgtgttatgcaaatctcatggaccattttggctaaaaatacCCTCAACTTAACGAAGttttttaacagaatgaccaaaataatagaTGGTGAACCAGTTCTATTGATCTTAAGAACCAAAATTATGTGTTATAcaaatttcaatgaccattttaactaaaaaaccGTTTCTAAtatatcgttttttttttctgtcgacTAATATATCCTTGTTATTTCATAGAAATTTAG
This window of the Malus domestica chromosome 03, GDT2T_hap1 genome carries:
- the LOC103427162 gene encoding uncharacterized protein, producing MADETTRNIISLKALVDKERNNVIFIESDDFIDILFSFLTIPMGTIVRNTRKHSVPMEISCMSNLYASVENIDVQHLQTEACRRMLLCPHSGVEHHCKNLKLKIDDDEQTGYFLCDSWQCTFDNKLLSHYKGVRCQCGAYMNLKCRLSGSSASEKNGGIFVNRFGGLIVTDGLHVISPLSVASNHLFMELGVTSENSTTEELTLNVGVDEVLNLIKRSFVSKKPLTETLLGHNPKPKLLSNANLNQRSESRMLGGDMILIGEEEKRISVKLTVSRSRNIVCYAEAEEDFVNLLFGFLTVPLGFIVKHMREASSKGCIDQLYKSVQDLDEQYLKSKYHKDILLNPKLYPGFCYENYLLGVEDGSVASYYYAFWNEEGDLRDILTTDKKLIPSVAVMVPLKLLDSKNPHGYLKGSSVFMITDKLIIRPISPLFGFSVLNELTVPLTDIKEESVQVGKKKALQLLVASFLGESALTDVFLRQPRTINHKQSL
- the LOC103407721 gene encoding uncharacterized protein, with product MENKINLKALVDKRSNKVIFIESDHAFVDVLLSFLTIPLGTIIKLGREHSVPVEIGCINNLYSSVEEIDARELRSDACREMLLLPRNAAESHCKNLVLQIDHNAKPTQYFVCSRYCLATATSKFFSYYPGLLCVGCMDTMHREISFSVDVASAFVKERVRLLITDDLQLISPFCTSIVSLFTKLEVTNRNTTEELHFNIGVDEVMNLLISSLVSKTPLTETLLKHKPVAELNHDNNYQAVHIDPQTGGEMVLMEEDNISIKLIISISKNIVCYAEAGEDFVNLLFSFLTLPLGFVTKQIQDGSLKGCIDQLYWSVQDLNAQYLKSNHHKEMLLNPKLVPGFCYNSLLGIEEAAYYYLGSGLTTDSSLIHSNRSSESFKIEPTDHNSSARGFLKGPAIFTVTDNLVIRPISTIFELSVLDELNVPFTDIEERVMLMGKKLALSLLVASFASDSALTNAFISEPYQE